From the Serratia nematodiphila DZ0503SBS1 genome, one window contains:
- the ispG gene encoding flavodoxin-dependent (E)-4-hydroxy-3-methylbut-2-enyl-diphosphate synthase, producing MHNQAPINRRKSTRIYVGKVPIGDGAPIAVQSMTNTRTTDVEATVNQIKALERVGVDIVRVSVPTMDAAEAFKLIKQQVNVPLVADIHFDYRIALQVAEYGVDCLRINPGNIGNESRIRSVVDCARDKNIPIRIGVNGGSLEKDLQEKYGEPTPEALLESAMRHVDILDRLNFDQFKVSVKASDVFLAVQSYRLLASRIDQPLHLGITEAGGARSGSVKSAIGLGMLLSEGIGDTLRISLAADPVEEVKVGFDILKSLRIRARGINFIACPTCSRQEFDVIGTVNALEQRLEDIITPMDVSIIGCVVNGPGEALVSTMGVTGGHKKSGFYEDGVRQKERFDNEQMIDQLEAKIRAKAAMMDESKRITVNLLEK from the coding sequence ATGCATAACCAAGCGCCCATCAACCGTCGAAAATCTACACGCATTTACGTCGGCAAGGTGCCTATTGGTGATGGCGCGCCGATTGCCGTGCAGTCGATGACCAACACCCGTACCACCGATGTTGAAGCAACGGTTAATCAGATCAAAGCGCTGGAGCGCGTGGGCGTCGACATCGTCCGCGTTTCGGTTCCTACCATGGACGCCGCCGAGGCGTTCAAACTGATCAAGCAGCAGGTCAACGTGCCGCTGGTCGCCGATATCCACTTCGATTATCGCATCGCACTGCAGGTGGCCGAATATGGCGTAGACTGCCTGCGCATCAACCCGGGCAACATCGGCAACGAATCGCGCATTCGCTCGGTGGTGGACTGCGCCCGCGACAAGAACATCCCGATTCGCATCGGCGTCAACGGCGGCTCGCTGGAAAAAGACCTGCAGGAAAAGTACGGCGAACCTACGCCGGAAGCGCTGCTGGAATCCGCCATGCGCCATGTGGACATCCTCGATCGTCTCAACTTCGACCAGTTTAAGGTCAGCGTCAAGGCGTCGGACGTGTTCCTGGCGGTGCAATCCTACCGCTTGCTGGCGTCGCGCATCGATCAGCCGCTGCACCTGGGCATCACCGAAGCCGGCGGCGCGCGCAGCGGGTCGGTCAAATCGGCCATCGGCCTGGGCATGCTGCTGTCTGAAGGCATCGGCGATACCCTGCGCATCTCGCTGGCGGCGGATCCGGTCGAAGAGGTGAAGGTCGGTTTCGACATCCTGAAGTCGCTGCGCATCCGCGCGCGCGGCATCAACTTCATCGCCTGCCCGACCTGCTCGCGTCAGGAGTTCGACGTGATCGGCACGGTGAACGCGTTGGAGCAGCGCCTGGAAGACATCATCACGCCGATGGACGTTTCGATCATCGGCTGCGTGGTGAACGGCCCGGGTGAAGCGCTGGTGTCCACCATGGGCGTAACCGGCGGCCACAAGAAGAGCGGCTTCTATGAAGACGGCGTGCGCCAGAAAGAGCGTTTCGACAACGAACAGATGATCGACCAGCTGGAAGCGAAGATTCGCGCCAAGGCCGCGATGATGGACGAAAGCAAACGCATCACGGTCAACCTGCTGGAAAAATAA
- the hisS gene encoding histidine--tRNA ligase, giving the protein MAKNIQAIRGMNDYLPEETALWQRIEGTLKQVLGGYGYSEIRLPIVEQTPLFKRAIGEVTDVVEKEMYTFEDRNGESLTLRPEGTAGCVRAGIEHGLLYNQEQRLWYIGPMFRYERPQKGRYRQFHQLGAEVFGLQGPDIDAELILLTARWWKALGIAEHVTLELNSIGSLEARANYRDALVAFLEQHVEVLDEDCKRRMYSNPLRVLDSKNPEVQALLNDAPRLSEYLDEESRAHFAGLCELLAQAGIPYTVNERLVRGLDYYNRTVFEWVTTSLGAQGTVCAGGRYDGLVEQLGGRATPAVGFAMGLERLVLLVQAVNPEFKAPSAIDVYVISSGAGTQSAAMRLAEQVRDAAPQLKLMTNYGGGNFKKQITRADKWGARIALILGESEVAAQQVVVKDLRSGEQETLAQSEVAARLALMLG; this is encoded by the coding sequence GTGGCAAAGAACATTCAAGCCATTCGCGGCATGAACGACTACCTGCCGGAAGAAACGGCATTATGGCAGCGTATTGAAGGCACCCTCAAGCAGGTGCTGGGCGGCTACGGTTACAGCGAAATCCGGTTGCCGATTGTAGAGCAGACCCCGTTATTCAAACGCGCGATCGGCGAAGTGACCGACGTCGTGGAAAAAGAGATGTATACCTTCGAAGACCGCAACGGCGAAAGCCTGACGCTGCGTCCGGAAGGGACGGCTGGCTGCGTGCGCGCCGGCATCGAACATGGTCTGCTGTACAATCAGGAACAGCGTCTGTGGTACATCGGCCCGATGTTCCGCTACGAGCGCCCGCAGAAGGGACGTTACCGTCAGTTCCATCAGCTGGGCGCGGAAGTGTTCGGCCTGCAAGGCCCGGATATCGACGCCGAGCTGATCCTGCTGACCGCCCGCTGGTGGAAAGCGCTGGGCATCGCCGAGCACGTCACGCTGGAGCTGAACTCCATCGGTTCGCTGGAGGCGCGCGCCAACTACCGCGACGCGCTGGTGGCGTTCCTGGAGCAGCACGTCGAGGTGCTGGACGAAGACTGCAAACGCCGCATGTACAGCAACCCGCTGCGCGTGCTGGACTCCAAGAATCCTGAGGTGCAGGCGCTGCTGAACGACGCGCCGCGCCTGTCCGAGTACCTGGATGAAGAATCCCGTGCTCACTTCGCCGGTCTGTGTGAACTTTTGGCGCAGGCAGGTATCCCATATACCGTTAACGAGCGCCTGGTGCGCGGTCTGGATTACTACAACCGCACCGTGTTTGAGTGGGTGACCACCAGCCTGGGCGCGCAGGGCACCGTCTGCGCGGGCGGCCGTTACGACGGCCTGGTCGAGCAGCTGGGTGGCCGCGCCACCCCGGCGGTCGGTTTCGCCATGGGGCTTGAGCGTCTGGTGCTGCTGGTGCAGGCGGTCAACCCGGAATTCAAGGCGCCGTCGGCTATCGACGTGTACGTCATTTCTTCCGGCGCGGGCACCCAGAGTGCGGCGATGCGGCTGGCTGAACAGGTGCGCGACGCGGCGCCGCAGCTGAAGCTGATGACCAATTACGGCGGCGGCAACTTCAAGAAGCAGATCACCCGTGCGGACAAATGGGGCGCGCGCATCGCGCTGATCCTGGGTGAGAGCGAAGTGGCGGCGCAGCAGGTGGTGGTGAAAGACCTGCGCAGTGGTGAACAAGAAACGCTGGCGCAAAGCGAAGTCGCTGCGCGTCTGGCTTTGATGTTAGGTTAA